One Gelria sp. Kuro-4 DNA segment encodes these proteins:
- a CDS encoding diol dehydratase small subunit codes for MDERTIEQVVREVLRSLGSGGAAGPAACPAPAAGAPAPARGLDPKADYPLAARRPELVKTPTGKTLGDITLEKVKRGEITPQDVRITAETLYLQAEIAEKAGRPQFARNLRRAAELTKVPDERILEIYSALRPYRSTKAELLAIADELDQKYGAKMNADLVREAADVYERRGRLRSA; via the coding sequence ATGGACGAACGCACCATCGAGCAGGTCGTGCGCGAGGTTCTGCGGTCCCTGGGCTCGGGCGGCGCGGCGGGACCGGCAGCGTGCCCCGCCCCGGCAGCCGGCGCCCCCGCCCCTGCCCGCGGCCTTGACCCCAAGGCCGACTACCCCCTGGCCGCCCGCCGGCCGGAGCTCGTTAAGACCCCCACCGGCAAGACGCTGGGGGACATTACCCTGGAGAAAGTCAAGCGCGGCGAAATCACTCCGCAGGACGTGCGCATTACCGCGGAAACACTCTACCTCCAGGCAGAAATCGCCGAAAAAGCGGGTCGGCCCCAGTTCGCCCGCAACCTCAGGCGTGCGGCTGAGCTCACCAAGGTCCCGGACGAACGCATCCTGGAGATCTACAGCGCCTTGCGTCCCTACCGCTCCACCAAGGCCGAGCTCTTGGCCATTGCCGACGAGCTGGATCAAAAGTACGGCGCCAAGATGAACGCCGACCTGGTGCGGGAGGCGGCCGACGTCTACGAGCGGCGCGGCCGGCTGCGCAGCGCCTGA
- a CDS encoding S-layer homology domain-containing protein encodes MAGALVRFIAPAAPGPFPDVPADHWAAAAVGWAARTGILKGYPDGRFHGPEPATRFELAAALYRLYSSQNLPDDQHQGKTGEKAEG; translated from the coding sequence TTGGCCGGCGCCCTGGTCCGCTTCATCGCCCCTGCCGCGCCGGGACCTTTTCCCGATGTTCCCGCCGACCACTGGGCCGCAGCGGCGGTGGGCTGGGCGGCGCGCACCGGCATCCTGAAAGGGTATCCCGACGGCCGCTTTCACGGCCCGGAACCGGCGACGCGCTTCGAGCTGGCCGCCGCCCTTTACCGTCTCTACTCAAGCCAGAACCTGCCGGATGACCAGCATCAAGGCAAAACCGGCGAGAAAGCCGAGGGTTGA
- a CDS encoding diol dehydratase reactivase subunit alpha — protein sequence MQLVAGVDVGNATTETALARVGNGRADFLASGITKTTGIKGTKENLSGIMASLRQALAKADLELADLDLARINEAAPVIGDVAMETITETIITESTMIGHNPSTPGGLGLGVGTTCRIEELEKTPPGQKVLPIIPASWDFAAAAQALTAALERGVEVTGAIAQGDDGVLIAHRLPRPLPVVDEVRLIDKVPLGMPAAIEVAAPGGVIQTLSNPYGIATVFGLSPEETKAVIPVARALIGNRSAVVIRTPAGDVKERRIPAGKLILVGEKRRAAVDVDAGAEKIMAAVREAAPLLDVRGEAGTNAGGMLERVRQVMANLTGQEAGAIRIQDLLAVDTFVPQTVRGGLAGEFSLENAVGLAAMVKADRLQMERIAALLGEQTGIKVEVGGVEANMAVLGALTTPGTAKPLAILDLGAGSTDAALISREGRTVSTHLAGAGNMVTLLIGSELGLEDLDLAEDIKKYPLAKVESLFHIRHEDQSVEFFAEPLDPHLYARVVVLKEGEMLPLPGDLSLDKVRAVRREAKRKVFVENAVRALGQVSPTGNIRDIDFVVLVGGSSLDYEVSRFITDRLAEYGIVAGQGNIRGSEGPRNAVATGLVLSYAQGKRS from the coding sequence GTGCAACTGGTAGCCGGGGTGGACGTGGGCAACGCCACCACCGAAACGGCGCTGGCGCGCGTAGGAAACGGCCGGGCCGACTTTCTCGCCAGCGGCATCACGAAAACCACCGGCATCAAGGGAACCAAGGAAAACCTGAGCGGCATCATGGCCTCCCTGCGCCAGGCGCTGGCGAAAGCGGACCTGGAACTTGCCGACCTGGACCTCGCGCGCATCAATGAGGCTGCGCCGGTGATCGGTGACGTGGCCATGGAGACCATCACCGAAACTATCATCACCGAGTCCACCATGATCGGGCATAACCCCTCCACCCCCGGCGGCCTGGGGCTGGGCGTCGGCACCACCTGCCGCATCGAGGAGCTGGAAAAGACCCCGCCCGGGCAGAAAGTTCTCCCCATTATCCCGGCCAGTTGGGACTTCGCCGCCGCCGCGCAGGCCCTCACCGCCGCCCTGGAGCGCGGCGTAGAGGTAACGGGGGCCATCGCCCAGGGGGACGACGGCGTGCTCATCGCCCACCGTCTCCCCCGCCCCCTGCCTGTGGTGGACGAGGTGCGGCTCATCGACAAGGTGCCGCTCGGCATGCCGGCCGCCATCGAGGTAGCGGCACCGGGCGGCGTCATCCAAACACTCTCCAACCCGTACGGCATCGCCACGGTCTTTGGCCTGTCGCCGGAAGAGACCAAGGCCGTAATCCCGGTGGCGCGGGCGCTCATCGGCAACCGCTCGGCGGTGGTCATCCGCACCCCCGCCGGAGACGTGAAGGAGCGCCGCATCCCGGCCGGCAAGCTCATTTTGGTGGGCGAAAAGCGGCGCGCCGCCGTGGACGTGGACGCCGGCGCCGAAAAGATCATGGCCGCCGTGCGCGAGGCCGCGCCGCTTTTGGACGTGCGCGGCGAGGCCGGGACCAACGCCGGCGGCATGCTGGAGCGGGTACGCCAGGTGATGGCCAACCTTACCGGCCAGGAGGCCGGCGCGATCCGTATCCAGGACCTCCTGGCGGTGGACACCTTTGTGCCCCAGACGGTGCGCGGCGGCCTGGCGGGCGAGTTTTCTCTGGAAAATGCCGTGGGGCTGGCGGCCATGGTGAAGGCCGACCGCCTGCAGATGGAGCGCATCGCCGCGCTCCTGGGTGAACAGACGGGCATTAAGGTGGAGGTGGGCGGCGTGGAGGCCAACATGGCCGTGCTGGGTGCCCTCACCACCCCGGGAACAGCCAAGCCCCTGGCCATCCTGGACCTGGGCGCCGGCTCCACCGATGCCGCCCTGATCAGCCGGGAGGGCCGCACCGTCTCGACCCACCTGGCCGGGGCCGGCAACATGGTCACCCTGCTCATCGGCTCCGAGCTGGGTCTGGAGGACCTGGACCTGGCCGAGGACATCAAGAAGTACCCCCTGGCCAAGGTGGAGAGCCTCTTTCACATCCGGCACGAAGACCAGAGCGTGGAGTTCTTTGCCGAACCGCTCGACCCGCACCTCTACGCCCGGGTGGTGGTACTTAAAGAAGGTGAGATGCTGCCCTTGCCGGGGGACCTCAGCCTGGACAAGGTACGGGCGGTGCGCCGCGAGGCCAAGCGCAAGGTCTTTGTGGAAAACGCGGTGCGGGCCCTGGGGCAGGTTTCGCCCACCGGCAACATCCGCGACATCGACTTTGTGGTGCTGGTGGGCGGCTCGTCGCTGGATTACGAGGTGTCGCGCTTTATCACCGACCGGCTGGCGGAGTACGGCATTGTCGCCGGGCAGGGGAACATCCGCGGCAGCGAGGGGCCGCGCAACGCCGTGGCCACGGGCCTGGTGCTCTCCTACGCCCAGGGAAAGCGGTCGTAA
- a CDS encoding ZIP family metal transporter, which yields MILRHSFLAALAAGAAAGLGALPLLWLRRVPLWVQDGLLGFAGGMMIGAATLSLIPPAVAKGGLGQVLFGLGAGAGLLALLDVLLPHRHSRAPQKNAAPGPQQPLLVLAAIILHNLPEGLTMGVGLASGEDQVGLILTLAIGIQNAPEGLLAALPLREQGASGPRAVGLALATGMAEPVAALAGMLLVEALRGILGFFLAFAAGAMFYVVSDTLIPDSHGHGFERLSTLGFLAGFALMLVIRQVLA from the coding sequence ATGATCCTCCGGCACAGCTTTCTCGCGGCTCTGGCGGCGGGCGCAGCGGCGGGGCTGGGCGCCCTCCCGCTCCTTTGGCTGCGGCGTGTCCCGCTGTGGGTTCAGGACGGCCTGCTGGGCTTCGCCGGCGGGATGATGATCGGCGCGGCCACCCTCTCCCTCATCCCTCCGGCGGTGGCTAAGGGCGGCCTGGGGCAGGTGCTCTTCGGGCTGGGGGCGGGAGCCGGCCTGTTGGCCCTTTTGGACGTACTGCTTCCCCACCGTCACTCGCGCGCGCCGCAAAAAAACGCCGCCCCGGGCCCACAGCAGCCGCTGCTGGTCCTGGCGGCGATTATCTTGCACAACCTACCGGAAGGGCTGACCATGGGCGTGGGTCTGGCCTCGGGTGAAGACCAGGTGGGACTTATTCTGACGCTGGCCATCGGCATCCAGAACGCACCGGAGGGCCTGCTGGCCGCCCTACCGCTGCGGGAGCAGGGGGCTTCGGGTCCCAGGGCGGTGGGCCTGGCCCTGGCCACCGGCATGGCGGAGCCGGTGGCGGCGCTGGCGGGAATGCTCCTCGTGGAGGCGCTGCGCGGCATTCTCGGCTTCTTTCTGGCCTTTGCCGCCGGGGCCATGTTCTACGTGGTTTCGGACACCCTCATACCGGACAGCCATGGCCATGGCTTTGAACGGCTCTCAACCCTCGGCTTTCTCGCCGGTTTTGCCTTGATGCTGGTCATCCGGCAGGTTCTGGCTTGA
- a CDS encoding aldehyde dehydrogenase family protein: protein MLDRSLPVEEIVRQVVTRLRAQEQGASPAGDGENGIFARVEDAVCAAREAEKEMLKASMAERAAMVAAMRRAAGAHIEELARLAVEETGMGRVEHKIIKNRLVVEKTPGVEDLATEAWSGDDGLTLLEMSPFGVIGAVTPSTNPTETVICNSIGMIAAGNTVVFSPHPGAKRTSLKAAALMNQAVQEAGGPRYAICALAEPSLENSGALMRHPDVNLLVATGGPGVVKAVLSSGKKAIGAGAGNPPAVVDDTADIEAAAEHIVAGAAFDNNLPCIAEKEVVVLSNVADYLIFNMEKAGAYRIKDPKVIDRLVKLAFTPDGKLNRKYVGRDAKVFLRDAGIEPPARDVPCLIMEVERDHPFVQEELMMPLLPIVRIDKIQEAMDFAVEVEHANRHTAVMHSKNIDHLTYLAKAIKTTIFVKNGPSYAGIGVGGEGFTTFTIAGPTGEGLTSARTFTRRRRCVLVDALSIR, encoded by the coding sequence ATGCTGGACCGTTCTCTTCCGGTGGAAGAGATTGTGCGCCAGGTGGTGACGCGCCTTCGGGCGCAGGAACAGGGAGCGTCGCCGGCCGGCGACGGCGAAAACGGCATCTTTGCCCGTGTGGAGGATGCCGTGTGCGCCGCCCGCGAGGCGGAAAAGGAGATGCTCAAAGCCAGTATGGCCGAGCGGGCGGCCATGGTGGCGGCCATGCGCCGGGCGGCCGGCGCGCACATTGAGGAACTGGCGCGCCTGGCGGTGGAGGAAACCGGCATGGGCCGGGTGGAGCACAAGATCATTAAGAACCGCCTGGTGGTGGAAAAAACGCCGGGGGTGGAAGACCTGGCCACCGAGGCCTGGTCCGGGGACGACGGCCTGACGCTCCTTGAAATGTCCCCCTTCGGCGTCATCGGCGCCGTCACCCCGTCAACCAATCCCACGGAAACAGTCATCTGCAACAGCATCGGCATGATCGCCGCCGGCAACACGGTGGTCTTCAGCCCCCACCCCGGGGCGAAGCGCACTTCGCTCAAGGCGGCGGCCCTGATGAACCAGGCCGTGCAGGAGGCCGGTGGCCCGCGCTACGCCATTTGCGCGCTGGCTGAACCCAGCTTGGAGAACTCCGGCGCCCTGATGCGCCACCCGGACGTGAACCTCCTGGTGGCTACAGGCGGGCCGGGCGTGGTGAAGGCCGTGCTCTCCTCCGGCAAGAAAGCCATCGGGGCCGGTGCCGGCAACCCGCCGGCGGTGGTGGACGACACGGCGGATATCGAGGCGGCGGCCGAGCACATTGTGGCCGGGGCCGCTTTCGACAATAACCTGCCCTGCATCGCGGAAAAAGAAGTGGTGGTGCTCAGCAACGTGGCCGACTACCTCATCTTCAACATGGAAAAAGCCGGCGCGTACCGCATTAAGGACCCGAAGGTGATCGACCGCCTGGTGAAGCTGGCCTTTACCCCTGACGGAAAGCTGAACCGCAAGTATGTAGGGCGCGACGCCAAGGTGTTCCTGCGCGATGCGGGGATTGAACCGCCCGCCCGGGACGTGCCCTGCCTGATCATGGAGGTGGAACGGGACCACCCCTTTGTCCAGGAGGAGCTGATGATGCCGCTCCTGCCCATTGTACGCATCGACAAAATCCAAGAAGCCATGGATTTCGCCGTCGAGGTGGAACACGCCAACCGCCACACGGCGGTGATGCATTCCAAGAACATCGATCACCTCACCTACCTGGCAAAGGCCATCAAGACCACCATTTTCGTCAAGAACGGGCCGTCGTACGCCGGCATCGGGGTGGGCGGCGAAGGGTTCACCACTTTCACGATCGCCGGGCCCACAGGCGAAGGCCTCACCTCGGCGCGCACCTTCACCCGCAGGCGTCGCTGCGTACTGGTGGACGCCCTTTCTATCCGCTGA